A region of Buchnera aphidicola (Nurudea yanoniella) DNA encodes the following proteins:
- the pth gene encoding aminoacyl-tRNA hydrolase, producing MKNIKLIVGLANPIIKYNKTRHNVGSWFVQNLARFYNQILRKNKKFLGYTGFFFSNFKKKVYLFIPNVFMNINARSIMLFSKFYQIALNEILVVHDELDLNPGKVRLKLGFGHNGHNGIRNIIDMFPEKSSFLRIQIGIGRPHQKEKVSDFVLSSPFPEEKFLIEKSICNAINMVHSLINS from the coding sequence TTGAAAAATATAAAATTAATAGTTGGATTGGCTAATCCAATTATTAAATATAACAAAACTCGACATAATGTAGGTTCTTGGTTTGTTCAAAATTTAGCGAGATTCTATAATCAAATTTTAAGAAAAAATAAAAAATTTTTAGGATATACCGGATTTTTTTTTTCGAATTTTAAAAAAAAAGTGTATTTATTTATACCTAATGTATTTATGAATATAAATGCTCGATCGATTATGTTATTTTCTAAATTTTATCAAATTGCGTTAAATGAAATTTTAGTAGTTCACGATGAATTAGATTTAAATCCTGGAAAAGTGCGATTAAAATTAGGATTCGGACATAATGGTCATAATGGAATTAGAAATATTATTGATATGTTTCCAGAAAAAAGTAGTTTTTTAAGAATACAAATCGGTATTGGACGTCCTCATCAAAAAGAAAAAGTTTCTGATTTTGTTTTATCTTCTCCTTTTCCGGAAGAAAAATTTTTAATTGAAAAATCTATTTGCAATGCTATAAATATGGTTCATTCGTTAATTAATAGTTAA
- a CDS encoding Fe-Mn family superoxide dismutase, which produces MSYTLPELSYSYDSLEPYLDQETMRIHHLKHHQAYINNTNDILKNNNDLCTTISIENLISKLQKINVKNKISLQNNAGGHANHKLFWTMLKIGTILTGDLKVSLENNFGSIEKFKEKFEKLAMGHFGSGWIWLVKENGKLSITSTINQNNPLMGKDISGTSGFPIFGLDVWEHAYYLQYKNNRMDYIKSFWNVINWDEASKRFNIR; this is translated from the coding sequence ATGAGTTATACTTTACCGGAACTTTCTTATTCTTATGATAGTTTAGAGCCTTATTTAGATCAAGAAACTATGAGAATTCATCATTTAAAACATCATCAAGCATATATAAATAATACAAACGATATATTAAAAAATAATAATGATTTGTGTACAACTATTTCGATTGAGAATTTGATTTCTAAATTGCAAAAAATAAATGTAAAAAATAAAATAAGTTTACAAAATAACGCAGGAGGACATGCCAATCATAAATTATTTTGGACTATGTTAAAGATTGGAACTATTTTAACAGGAGATTTAAAAGTTTCTCTTGAAAACAATTTTGGATCTATTGAAAAATTTAAAGAAAAATTTGAAAAATTAGCTATGGGTCATTTTGGTTCAGGTTGGATTTGGTTAGTTAAAGAAAACGGAAAATTATCTATTACTTCTACTATTAATCAAAATAATCCGTTAATGGGAAAAGATATATCTGGAACATCTGGTTTTCCTATTTTTGGTTTAGATGTTTGGGAGCATGCTTATTATTTACAATATAAAAATAATCGTATGGATTATATAAAATCATTTTGGAACGTCATTAATTGGGATGAAGCTAGTAAAAGATTTAATATAAGATAA
- the rnt gene encoding ribonuclease T: protein MYEYRKHYSLRKRFRTFYPVVIDIETSGFNSEKNALLEIAIITLKMNELGLLERETLLHYHIKPFLGSIIDPNAIIFNKIDPFNPLRGAVSEYEALQSIFKLINNNIKKHKCSKSIIVAHNAIFDYNFLMAAIKRNKIKNNPFHSFVIFDTATLGGLAVGQTVLAKACKAIGLTFDNNKAHSALYDTKKTAKLFCEIVNRWKKLGGWPPKK, encoded by the coding sequence ATGTACGAATATAGAAAACATTATTCTTTAAGAAAACGATTTCGCACTTTTTATCCTGTAGTTATAGACATTGAAACTTCAGGATTTAACTCAGAGAAAAATGCACTTTTAGAAATCGCTATAATTACACTAAAAATGAATGAATTAGGATTATTGGAACGAGAAACTCTTCTACACTATCATATAAAACCTTTTTTAGGATCAATTATTGATCCTAATGCTATTATCTTTAATAAAATCGATCCTTTTAATCCTTTAAGAGGGGCTGTAAGTGAATACGAAGCACTACAATCTATATTCAAACTTATTAACAATAATATTAAAAAACATAAATGTAGTAAAAGTATCATCGTAGCTCACAACGCAATATTTGACTATAATTTTCTTATGGCAGCCATAAAAAGAAACAAAATTAAAAATAATCCATTTCATTCGTTTGTTATTTTCGATACAGCTACATTAGGTGGTTTAGCTGTTGGGCAAACAGTGTTAGCAAAAGCCTGCAAAGCTATTGGATTAACATTTGACAATAATAAAGCACACTCAGCTTTATACGATACAAAAAAAACAGCAAAACTCTTTTGTGAAATAGTAAATCGATGGAAAAAATTGGGTGGATGGCCACCCAAAAAATAA
- the grxD gene encoding Grx4 family monothiol glutaredoxin, giving the protein MNAIEKIKSQIKNNPILIYMKGSPSSPSCGFSAQAVQALTSCGKKFAYVDILKNPDIRIELPKYANWPTFPQLWINGQLIGGCNIILELFENGKLQNLITKAVDKGLKI; this is encoded by the coding sequence ATGAATGCTATAGAAAAAATTAAATCTCAAATTAAAAACAATCCTATTTTAATTTATATGAAAGGTTCTCCTTCTTCGCCAAGTTGTGGTTTTTCTGCTCAAGCTGTTCAAGCTTTGACGTCGTGTGGTAAAAAATTCGCATATGTGGATATTCTTAAAAATCCAGATATTCGGATTGAATTGCCGAAATATGCTAATTGGCCAACTTTTCCGCAATTATGGATTAATGGACAACTTATAGGAGGATGTAACATAATTTTAGAACTTTTTGAAAATGGAAAGTTGCAAAATTTAATTACGAAAGCTGTTGACAAAGGTTTAAAAATATAA